The Pristiophorus japonicus isolate sPriJap1 chromosome 3, sPriJap1.hap1, whole genome shotgun sequence genome has a segment encoding these proteins:
- the LOC139259585 gene encoding interferon-induced protein with tetratricopeptide repeats 5-like — MSNTQKDLLKVKLDQLQCHFTWGPQKENIDLDNMKYRLQDSIQAGVEYQARSYNHLAFVNCLQGNCEEAIQNLKEAEKILGENHEHEFERRSIITYGNYAWVYYHMGQLTEAQSHLDKLEMICKQFTDGSRYTALIPEVYGEKGWSLLSSAAQYYEEAKECFEKALEEDPDDTEWNVGYATVLFRLEGFSGTPESGDRSQSVKQLRRVLELDPDDSVAMVMLALKLQEFNQKEEALKLVEQALQKSPDLPYVTRYAAKFYRINGDVEKAVELLKKALEISPNSTFLHHQIGLCYRKKLYRLINNPGSKDPRNPAFQQKADLINKCKYHFEKAFEPRPLTSIKPQLDFAGICSLNEEFFKADAIYSNLLKLENIRQENKQQICLAVGLFELHQKRSESNAVTHFLEGVKVKYDSIERRRCHENLEKIAETQLCINSRDSKALGVLGLLHQLDGKNCKAIECFEKALEFDCHNEEYLSALAELRLSI, encoded by the exons ATGAG CAACACACAGAAAGATTTGTTGAAAGTGAAGCTCGATCAGCTTCAATGTCACTTCACATGGGGCCCACAGAAAGAAAACATTGACTTGGACAACATGAAGTATAGATTGCAAGATTCAATACAGGCTGGTGTGGAATATCAGGCCAGGTCTTACAACCACCTCGCTTTTGTAAACTGTCTGCAAGGCAACTGTGAAGAGGCAATTCAAAACTTAAAGGAAGCTGAAAAGATTCTGGGGGAGAACCATGAACATGAATTTGAAAGAAGAAGCATCATCACCTATGGAAACTATGCCTGGGTATATTATCACATGGGCCAACTGACAGAGGCCCAGTCCCACCTCGACAAGCTGGAGATGATCTGTAAACAATTTACTGATGGCTCTCGGTATACAGCACTGATACCTGAAGTATacggggagaagggttggtcactgttgagttctgctgctcaatactatgaagaggcaaaggaatgttttgagaaggctctggaggaagatcctgatgacactgaatggaacgttggctatgcgactgttctgttccgtctggaagggttttctggtaccccagagagtggtgaccgcagCCAATCAGTGAAGCAGTTGCGACGTGTGCTGGAACTTGATCCAGATGACTCTGTAGCCATGGTGATGTTGGCTCTAAAACTACAAGAGTTCAATCAAAAGGAGGAAGCACTGAAATTAGTTGAACAAGCATTGCAGAAGTCCCCTGATCTTCCATATGTAACTCGTTATGCAGCAAAATTTTACAGAATTAATGGAGATGTGGAAAAAGCTGTGGAGCTGTTGAAGAAAGCTTTAGAAATTAGCCCAAACTCTACCTTCTTACACCACCAAATAGGTCTGTGTTACAGAAAAAAACTATATCGACTGATCAACAATCCAGGCAGTAAAGACCCTCGCAATCCTGCTTTTCAACAGAAAGCTGACTTAATCAATAAATGCAAgtaccattttgaaaaggcatttgagCCCCGCCCTTTAACATCTATTAAGCCACAGCTGGATTTTGCAGGAATCTGTTCATTAAATGAAGAATTTTTCAAAGCAGATGCGATCTACAGCAATCTACTGAAATTAGAAAATATTCGCCAAGAAAATAAGCAGCAAATATGTTTAGCGGTCGGATTATTTGAACTGCACCAGAAAAGATCTGAATCAAATGCCGTCACCCATTTTCTGGAAGGAGTGAAAGTCAAATATGACTCAATAGAACGGAGAAGGTGTCACGAAAACTTGGAGAAGATAGCAGAAACACAACTTTGCATAAATTCAAGAGACAGCAAAGCCCTTGGTGTTCTTGGGTTACTGCACCAGCTGGATGGGAAGAATTGTAAAGCTATTGAATGCTTTGAAAAGGCCCTGGAGTTTGATTGTCACAATGAAGAATATCTAAGTGCTCTCGCTGAATTACGCCTTTCTATCTAG